GCAAGCAGGCAGGAAGTCGATAGACGCTAAACCGAAGCCTTGTTTGCTTTGGCATAGTCGAGTATTTTTTCCATCATGGCGGCCAATGCTGGATCGTCTGGCTTGGCAGCCTGCAGCACCCACTGAAATAATTCGGTGTCTTCACAGCTGAGCAAGCGCCGATAATCGGCCTGTTCATCGGCAGTAAGATTGGCGTATACATTTTTGGCAAAAGGACTGAATGCAAGGTCGAGCTCGAGCATACCGCGCCGACTGTGCCATATCACACGTTGAAT
This genomic interval from Pseudomonadales bacterium contains the following:
- a CDS encoding succinate dehydrogenase assembly factor 2, with translation MAEKSTAKEIQRVIWHSRRGMLELDLAFSPFAKNVYANLTADEQADYRRLLSCEDTELFQWVLQAAKPDDPALAAMMEKILDYAKANKASV